A single region of the Anabaena sphaerica FACHB-251 genome encodes:
- a CDS encoding DUF433 domain-containing protein — MNYRDYITIEPNKRGGKPCVRGLRITVYEVLEYLASEMTEAEILDDFPDLTREDLKACIAYAADRERRLMISTLSA, encoded by the coding sequence ATGAATTACAGAGACTATATCACAATCGAACCCAATAAACGCGGTGGTAAGCCTTGTGTACGTGGCTTGCGAATTACAGTTTATGAGGTGCTTGAATACCTAGCTTCTGAGATGACTGAAGCGGAAATTCTTGATGATTTTCCCGACTTAACGCGAGAAGATTTAAAGGCTTGTATTGCTTATGCTGCTGATCGTGAACGTCGGCTGATGATTTCGACTTTATCAGCATGA
- a CDS encoding DUF5615 family PIN-like protein encodes MKLLFDENLSPKLSTRLSDIFPGSLHVRDVGMKATIDPIVWNYAKDNDLMIVSKDADMHDLSLVFGNPPKVIWLRLGNCSTLQVENLLRREFSTIKLFYEDENSSLLALS; translated from the coding sequence ATGAAATTACTGTTTGATGAAAACTTATCCCCTAAATTATCCACCCGTTTGAGCGATATTTTTCCAGGCTCGCTTCATGTTCGGGATGTAGGTATGAAAGCAACAATAGACCCGATAGTTTGGAATTATGCAAAAGATAATGATTTGATGATCGTCTCGAAAGATGCTGATATGCACGATCTAAGTTTAGTGTTTGGGAATCCTCCAAAAGTCATCTGGCTTAGACTTGGAAACTGTTCTACCTTACAAGTTGAAAATTTACTGCGTCGGGAGTTCAGTACAATCAAATTATTTTATGAAGATGAAAATTCATCCTTACTTGCTCTCTCATAA
- a CDS encoding AAA family ATPase, giving the protein MTRWFNIAGPCEDDIHYMLSPIIRLPDLEELIQQRSYFVLHAPRQTGKTTAMLALAQQLTDTGNYAAVMVSVEVGSAFNHDPGAAELAILGTWYDTISIRLPKEFQPPVKQWQQEEPGSRIKTFLSGWAKSLPRHLVLFIDEIDSLQDQTLISILRQLRDGFPNRPENFPSSVGLIGLRDVRDYKVASGGSDRLNTSSPFNIKVASITMRNFNIEEVGELYQQHTEATGQIFTSEAAATAFDLTQGQPWLVNALAKEVVEKMVKDRSIAITKEHILKAKEILIARQDTHLDSLAERLREPRIKAIIEPMLAGLELGDIPNDDIQFVIDLGLCKMHPYGGLTIANPIYREVLPRVLTVTPMASLPMIAPTWLTPEGELNIDALLAAFLKFWRQHGEPLLGSTSYHEIAPHIVLMAFLHRVINGGGVLEREYAIGSDRMDLCLRYKDVTLGIELKVWRDKKRDPQADGIEQLESYLARLGLDFGWLFVFDRRKNALPMEERLSTEVVVTENQRRITVIRA; this is encoded by the coding sequence ATGACTCGCTGGTTTAATATTGCAGGTCCTTGTGAAGACGATATCCACTATATGCTATCTCCAATAATACGATTACCAGATTTGGAGGAGCTAATTCAACAGCGTAGTTATTTTGTCCTTCATGCACCGCGACAAACGGGGAAAACAACAGCAATGTTAGCCCTAGCACAGCAACTTACTGATACAGGAAATTATGCAGCAGTCATGGTATCAGTAGAGGTAGGAAGTGCATTTAATCATGATCCCGGTGCCGCAGAATTAGCAATTTTGGGAACTTGGTATGATACTATTTCCATACGTTTACCCAAAGAATTTCAACCCCCTGTTAAACAATGGCAACAGGAAGAACCAGGAAGCAGAATTAAAACTTTTTTATCAGGTTGGGCAAAATCTTTACCCCGCCATTTAGTATTATTTATAGATGAAATTGATTCTTTGCAAGATCAAACATTAATTTCAATTTTACGTCAATTAAGAGATGGTTTTCCCAATCGTCCCGAAAATTTTCCCTCATCGGTGGGATTAATTGGTTTACGAGATGTGCGAGATTATAAAGTAGCATCCGGTGGTAGTGACAGATTAAATACATCCAGTCCTTTTAATATTAAAGTTGCTTCTATAACTATGCGAAATTTTAATATTGAAGAAGTAGGAGAATTATATCAACAACATACAGAAGCAACAGGACAAATTTTCACATCAGAAGCAGCTGCAACAGCTTTTGATTTAACCCAAGGACAACCTTGGTTAGTGAATGCTTTAGCTAAAGAAGTTGTAGAAAAAATGGTTAAAGATAGAAGTATTGCTATTACAAAAGAACATATTTTAAAAGCAAAAGAAATATTAATTGCTCGTCAAGATACTCATTTAGATAGTTTAGCTGAACGCTTACGAGAACCAAGAATCAAAGCAATTATTGAACCGATGTTAGCAGGTTTAGAATTGGGAGATATACCTAATGATGATATTCAATTTGTGATTGATTTGGGATTATGTAAAATGCACCCCTACGGAGGTTTAACTATTGCTAATCCCATTTATCGGGAAGTGTTACCCAGGGTTTTAACAGTAACACCAATGGCATCTTTACCAATGATTGCACCAACTTGGTTAACCCCAGAAGGTGAATTAAATATAGATGCGTTACTTGCAGCATTTCTCAAGTTTTGGCGACAACATGGAGAACCGTTATTAGGTAGCACTAGCTATCATGAAATTGCACCGCATATTGTATTAATGGCTTTTTTACATCGTGTTATTAATGGTGGGGGAGTTTTAGAAAGGGAATATGCAATTGGTAGTGATAGAATGGATTTATGTCTGCGTTATAAAGATGTAACTTTGGGTATTGAGTTAAAGGTATGGCGGGATAAAAAGCGCGATCCGCAAGCTGATGGTATTGAACAATTAGAATCTTATTTAGCTCGTTTGGGGTTAGATTTTGGTTGGTTATTTGTGTTTGATAGGCGTAAAAATGCCTTACCAATGGAAGAACGTTTATCAACTGAGGTGGTGGTGACGGAAAATCAACGTAGGATTACTGTGATTCGGGCGTGA